A genome region from Erigeron canadensis isolate Cc75 chromosome 3, C_canadensis_v1, whole genome shotgun sequence includes the following:
- the LOC122591878 gene encoding leucine-rich repeat extensin-like protein 3 has translation MIYIHAQKSQPWGQLYVKHKANLGLKKKTAQTQLSATSTAYNGKVKAMELVTYMERRTYAFATHPTSNYTQSSSPPKKSSPPKKPTPPRKSPPPKKPHPPPPKKPPPPKKPTPPKKPSPPKKPSPPKTPTPTPPLKPTPPKKSPPPPKKPTPPKKSPPPHKPPPPPKFPGLPGIGKPSPPDSETPTPPEGSEPSPPDEGQPAPPLFPGIGKPPAPPADSEQPTPPEGTPPDAGEPTPPLFPGLPGTGKPSPPEGSQPCPSYFSRQPTPPFWPSLIGIIKPSPPPPPNCEQPPPPDGEGEPTPPEGSDPTPPAEGEPSPPADGDESAPSDGETPTSSLGG, from the exons atgatatatattcatGCACAAAAGTCACAACCTTGGGGCCAACTTTATGTGAAACACAAAGCAAATCTTggattgaagaagaagactgcACAGACTCAATTAAGTGCAACAAGCACTGCATACAATGGGAAGGTGAAAGCCATGGAGCTTGTCACCTACATGGAGAGAAGAACATATGCTTTTGCTACTCATCCAACT TCTAATTATACTCAAAGTTCGTCTCCTCCAAAAAAATCTTCTCCTCCCAAAAAGCCGACTCCCCCTAGAAAGTCACCTCCTCCTAAAAAGCCACATCCTCCTCCTCCTAAAAAGCCGCCTCCTCCTAAAAAACCGACCCCTCCTAAAAAACCATCTCCTCCTAAGAAACCATCACCTCCTAAGACACCGACACCGACACCTCCTCTGAAACCTACCCCTCCTAAAAAGTCACCTCCGCCTCCTAAAAAACCTACCCCTCCAAAAAAGTCGCCTCCCCCTCATAAGCCGCCTCCTCCTCCAAAGTTTCCGGGGCTTCCTGGAATTGGAAAACCGTCACCACCTGATAGTGAAACGCCTACTCCTCCAGAAGGTAGCGAACCCTCTCCACCAGATGAAGGACAACCTGCTCCTCCATTGTTTCCTGGAATTGGGAAACCGCCAGCTCCACCAGCTGATAGCGAACAACCTACTCCTCCAGAAGGCACTCCACCAGATGCAGGAGAACCTACTCCTCCACTGTTTCCAGGTCTTCCTGGAACTGGAAAACCATCTCCACCTGAAGGCAGCCAACCCTGTCCATCATATTTCAGCAGACAACCTACTCCTCCATTTTGGCCAAGTCTTATTGGAATTATAaaaccatcaccaccacctccgcctaATTGTGAACAACCACCTCCACCTGATGGAGAGGGGGAACCAACTCCTCCAGAAGGCAGTGATCCCACTCCACCGGCTGAAGGAGAACCTAGTCCTCCAGCTGACGGGGATGAGTCGGCCCCTTCAGATGGTGAAACTCCAACTTCATCCCTAGGAGGTTAA
- the LOC122594291 gene encoding anther-specific protein SF18-like produces MMERHSVALFTFLLFIFVLNISEIAAVKSKICEKPSKTWFGDCKHTEKCDERCIDWEGAKHGACHQREAKYMCFCYFDCDSKKNPKVPKPPPGAPTKPPEGGGEGDAPPEGGEGGGGGEGGGGGEGGGGGEGGGGGEGGGGGEGGGGGEGGGGEGGGR; encoded by the exons ATGATGGAGAGACATTCGGTTGCTTTGTTTACATTCCTTTTGTTCATTTTTGTTCTCAATATCTCAG AAATCGCGGCGGTGAAGTCAAAAATTTGTGAAAAACCTAGCAAGACATGGTTTGGAGACTGCAAACACACAGAAAAGTGCGATGAACGATGCATAGATTGGGAGGGTGCTAAGCATGGAGCTTGCCACCAACGTGAAGCCAAATACATGTGCTTTTGCTACTTTGATTGTGATAGCAAAAAGAATCCTAAAGTACCCAAACCTCCTCCAGGTGCTCCTACTAAGCCTCCAGAAGGTGGCGGTGAAGGAGACGCTCCACCAGAAGGCGGTGAAGGAGGAGGTGGCGGTGAAGGAGGAGGCGGTGGTGAaggaggaggaggtggtgaaggcggcggtggtggtgaagGAGGCGGCGGTGGTGAAGGAGGAGGTGGCGGTGAAGGAGGAGGTGGTGAAGGAGGTGGCCGATAA